From Cinclus cinclus chromosome 2, bCinCin1.1, whole genome shotgun sequence, one genomic window encodes:
- the LIPI gene encoding lipase member I, protein MLKLCFFICLIYWVKSDEEQKCPEFTDLHIGNALSGTELHVQLLLYTRENQDCSERLIEHNVTASEYLNTAKKIVFVIHGFRPTGSPPAWLGDMKELLLSVEDINLIIVDWNRGATTVNYMTAVENCRKVAEILKNYVDQMLVGGASLDSVYMIGVSLGAHVAGFVGQKYNGKLGRITGLDPAGPLFTQEPPEYRLDPTDAQFVDVIHSDIDALGFKKPLGTIDFYPNGGMDQPGCPITPFSGLKFFKCDHQRSVFLFMASLKNKCDIITYPCDSYLDYKRGKCVDCGAFQPMSCPVLGYHADRWKNLLIPYSSPTKAYFDTSGQDPFCMYNYLLDITTWNKSTRRGFIKVKITDYAGNTVESQMNSEASTFQQYKRVKILTGFHRDVENIAKISLTYSTKTLIGPKHKLRILQMKLKSLSNPKRLELCRYDFVLMEKTELTFKPIPCSERGT, encoded by the exons ATGTTGAAATTGTGTTTCTTCATCTGTTTGATATACTGGGTGAAATCAG aTGAGGAACAAAAATGTCCCGAATTTACAGACCTTCACATAGGCAATGCTTTGTCTGGAACAGAACTCCATGTTCAGCTACTCCTATATACGAGGGAAAATCAAGATTGTTCCGAGAGACTCATTGAACACAATGTTACTGCATCTGAGTACCTGAATACAGCCAAGAAAATTGTCTTTGTTATTCATGGCTTCAGGCCAACAGGATCTCCTCCAGCGTGGTTGGGTGACATGAAGGAGCTTTTACTGTCCGTAGAGGATATTAATCTCATTATAGTTGATTGGAATCGTGGTGCTACCACTGTGAATTACATGACTGCGgtggaaaactgcagaaaagttGCAGAAATACTGAAGAATTATGTTGACCAGATGCTG GTGGGGGGAGCTTCTCTTGACTCTGTGTACATGATTGGAGTTAGTCTTGGTGCTCATGTAGCTGGTTTTGTTGGCCAGAAATATAATGGCAAACTTGGCAGAATTACAG GTCTGGATCCAGCAGGCCCTTTGTTCACTCAAGAACCACCAGAGTACAGACTGGATCCTACTGATGCACAGTTTGTGGATGTAATCCATTCAGATATTGATG CACTAGGTTTCAAGAAGCCTTTAGGAACCATTGATTTCTATCCAAATGGAGGAATGGATCAGCCTGGTTGTCCAATAACACCTTTCAgtg GATTAAAGTTTTTTAAATGTGACCATCAGAGATCTGTCTTCCTCTTCATGGCATCTTTGAAAAACAAGTGTGACATAATAACATATCCTTGTGACTCTTATTTGGATTACAAGAGAGGAAAATGTGTTGATTGTGGTGCTTTCCAGCCAATGTCCTGCCCAGTACTGG GTTATCATGCTGATAGATGGAAAAACCTGTTGATACCATATAGCTCACCAACAAAAGCTTACTTTGATACCTCGGGCCAAGACCCATTCTGCA TGTATAACTACTTACTGGACATTACTACCTGGAATAAAAGCACTAGGAGAGGTTTCATTAAAGTTAAAATAACAGATTATGCTGGGAACACAGTAGAGTCACAGATGAATAG tgaAGCTTCAACATTTCAGCAATATAAAAGAGTCAAAATACTGACTGGATTTCACCGAGACGTTGAAAACATTGCAAAAATTTCCTTGACCTATTCTACGAAGACTTTAATAGGCCCAAAACACAAGCTTAGGATTCTTCAGATGAAGCTGAAATCTCTCAGTAATCCAAAAAG GCTAGAGCTGTGCAGATATGATTTTGTACTGATGGAGAAGACTGAACTGACCTTCAAACCTATCCCTTGCTCTGAGAGGGGTACATGA